In Chryseobacterium gleum, a single genomic region encodes these proteins:
- a CDS encoding IS3 family transposase (programmed frameshift), protein MKDQVLKREKRTQRDYSIAFKLRIVSQVENGDYTYKQAQKEYGIQGRSTVLVWLRRYGNLEWSKPKLHTMPNSKETPAQKIKRLEKELADEKLKTKVLNTMIDISDKQYGTQIRKKFFLPTIFQLHRQGISISRLCRLFGISRQAIYQAKQRILIRENQLLKVKFLVQEIRMKLPKLGTRKLYHLLKEQLIQEDVKLGRDALFAYLKRENMLIRRQKKYIKTTFSKHWLRKHPNLLKDLRVEKAEQVFVSDITYLKTKESTCYLSLVTDAYSRKIMGYSLSSNMNTENVAKALKMAIKNRGSSGPLIHHSDRGLQYCSGYYQKILNKNEIKPSMTDGYDCYQNALAERVNGILKQEFLFYKTKNMQDLNSLVKESIYLYNTKRPHLSLNMQTPDKVHKKSEEIKYLSGLNIV, encoded by the exons ATGAAAGATCAAGTATTAAAAAGAGAAAAGCGCACACAAAGAGACTACAGTATAGCCTTTAAATTAAGAATAGTTTCTCAAGTAGAAAACGGCGATTACACTTACAAGCAGGCTCAAAAAGAGTATGGTATCCAGGGAAGAAGTACTGTTTTGGTTTGGTTGCGAAGATATGGTAACTTAGAGTGGAGTAAACCTAAACTTCATACTATGCCTAATTCCAAAGAAACACCAGCTCAAAAAATTAAACGTTTAGAAAAAGAACTAGCTGATGAAAAGCTAAAAACCAAGGTTCTTAATACGATGATTGATATCTCAGATAAACAATATGGGACTCAAATCAGAAAAAAGT TTTTCCTCCCAACAATCTTCCAACTCCACAGACAAGGAATAAGTATATCAAGACTGTGTAGATTGTTTGGGATAAGCCGTCAGGCTATTTATCAAGCTAAGCAAAGGATTTTAATCCGGGAAAACCAATTACTGAAGGTAAAATTTCTGGTTCAGGAAATACGAATGAAGTTACCTAAATTAGGAACAAGAAAACTTTATCATCTTCTTAAAGAACAGCTCATACAGGAAGATGTCAAATTGGGAAGAGATGCTTTATTTGCCTACTTAAAAAGAGAGAATATGCTAATCCGTAGACAAAAGAAATATATTAAAACAACATTTTCAAAGCATTGGCTTAGAAAGCATCCCAATCTGTTGAAGGATTTGAGAGTAGAAAAAGCGGAACAGGTGTTTGTAAGCGATATAACTTATCTTAAAACCAAAGAATCTACATGTTATTTATCTTTGGTAACAGATGCCTATAGTAGAAAGATCATGGGATATTCATTAAGTTCAAATATGAACACTGAAAATGTTGCGAAAGCTTTAAAAATGGCAATAAAAAATAGAGGTTCAAGTGGCCCATTAATTCATCATTCAGATAGAGGTTTGCAATATTGCTCTGGTTATTACCAGAAAATACTTAATAAGAATGAAATCAAACCGTCAATGACTGATGGTTATGATTGCTATCAAAATGCACTGGCAGAAAGGGTGAATGGAATATTGAAACAAGAATTCCTTTTTTATAAAACAAAGAATATGCAAGATCTAAACTCATTAGTAAAAGAAAGTATTTATCTTTATAATACTAAAAGACCACATCTAAGCCTTAATATGCAAACTCCAGATAAAGTGCATAAAAAATCCGAAGAAATAAAATATCTCTCCGGATTAAATATTGTTTAA